From Providencia sp. R33, a single genomic window includes:
- a CDS encoding L-serine ammonia-lyase — MISVFDMFKVGIGPSSSHTVGPMKAGKEFVDDLVSKNLLPNVTRISVDVYGSLSLTGKGHHTDIAIIMGLAGNLPATVDIESIPTFIKTVEDTEKLPLANGSQLVDFPRDGGMNFRQDNLELHENGMTIHAFAGNDEIYTKTYYSIGGGFIVDEEHFGQSTVDSKPVSYPFNSADELLLNCKKSGLSISSLMMKNELDLHSKEEIDAYFADVWHTMQACIERGLNTEGVLPGPLRVPRRAPALNRMVTSSSKLSNDPMNVIDLINMYALAVNEENAAGGRVVTAPTNGACGIVPAVLAYYNHCIEPVTPELYLRYFLASGAIGILYKMNASISGAEVGCQGEVGVACSMAAAGLAELLGGSPEQVCIAAEIGMEHNLGLTCDPVAGQVQVPCIERNAIASVKAVNAARMAIRRTSEPRVSLDKVIETMYETGKDMNAKYRETSRGGLAIKVQCD; from the coding sequence GTGATAAGCGTTTTCGACATGTTTAAAGTGGGCATTGGCCCGTCAAGCTCTCATACCGTTGGTCCAATGAAAGCTGGTAAAGAATTTGTCGATGATTTAGTGAGCAAAAATCTATTGCCTAACGTCACTCGCATCTCTGTTGACGTTTATGGGTCATTATCGCTTACTGGTAAAGGGCACCATACTGATATCGCCATTATTATGGGGCTAGCAGGTAACTTACCTGCCACCGTTGACATTGAATCTATCCCAACTTTTATTAAAACGGTAGAAGACACAGAAAAATTGCCTTTAGCTAATGGTTCTCAATTAGTTGATTTTCCACGTGATGGCGGCATGAATTTTCGTCAAGATAACCTTGAATTACACGAAAATGGCATGACCATTCATGCTTTTGCTGGAAATGACGAAATTTATACCAAAACCTATTATTCAATCGGTGGCGGTTTTATCGTTGATGAAGAGCATTTTGGTCAATCAACGGTTGATAGCAAGCCGGTGTCTTACCCATTCAATTCAGCTGATGAATTACTGCTAAATTGCAAAAAATCAGGTTTATCGATTTCCAGCCTGATGATGAAAAACGAACTCGATCTTCACTCAAAAGAAGAGATCGATGCTTACTTTGCTGATGTTTGGCACACCATGCAAGCATGTATTGAGCGTGGTTTAAATACAGAAGGCGTGCTTCCTGGCCCATTGCGTGTGCCGCGTCGTGCGCCTGCACTCAACCGTATGGTGACGTCTTCCAGTAAACTATCAAATGACCCAATGAATGTCATTGACCTCATTAATATGTATGCCCTAGCGGTAAATGAGGAAAATGCAGCGGGTGGACGTGTTGTTACTGCGCCAACTAACGGTGCATGTGGGATTGTTCCTGCGGTGCTGGCTTATTACAACCACTGCATCGAGCCTGTCACACCAGAACTCTATTTGCGTTATTTCTTAGCGTCAGGCGCAATTGGTATTCTGTATAAGATGAATGCGTCTATTTCAGGTGCTGAAGTCGGTTGCCAAGGGGAAGTGGGTGTTGCTTGTTCAATGGCCGCCGCAGGCCTAGCAGAGTTACTCGGCGGTAGCCCTGAGCAAGTGTGTATCGCCGCTGAAATTGGTATGGAACACAACTTAGGACTGACTTGTGACCCTGTCGCGGGCCAAGTTCAAGTGCCATGTATCGAACGCAATGCAATTGCCTCAGTCAAAGCTGTAAATGCGGCGCGAATGGCTATTCGTAGAACCAGCGAGCCTCGTGTTTCCTTGGATAAAGTCATCGAAACTATGTATGAAACAGGGAAAGACATGAATGCAAAATACCGTGAGACCTCTCGCGGCGGTTTAGCAATCAAAGTCCAATGTGACTAA
- a CDS encoding CoA pyrophosphatase has product MTELNNFINRFQFTLPATRQAQRQTGKSAAVLLPIINKPNPTLLLTQRSPFLRSHAGQVAFPGGAKDPEDGSLIHTALRETFEEVAIPPEKVKVLGQLAPLQSYGGYEVTPVVGLLPANIQYQANPSEVASIFEVPLFDALSLRQHKYVDIKRSGRENRIFFYWYNGHLVWGLTASILHQLALQLD; this is encoded by the coding sequence ATGACCGAGCTGAATAACTTTATCAACCGTTTTCAGTTTACTTTACCGGCAACCCGTCAGGCACAGCGCCAGACGGGGAAATCGGCTGCGGTTTTATTACCGATTATTAATAAACCTAACCCAACGCTGCTGCTAACCCAGCGCTCCCCATTTTTACGCTCCCATGCTGGGCAAGTGGCCTTTCCGGGTGGAGCAAAAGACCCCGAAGATGGCTCATTAATTCACACTGCGCTGCGTGAAACTTTTGAAGAAGTCGCCATCCCACCTGAAAAAGTGAAGGTGCTGGGCCAGCTTGCTCCACTGCAAAGTTATGGGGGTTATGAAGTCACTCCTGTTGTTGGTTTGCTGCCTGCCAATATTCAATATCAGGCAAATCCAAGCGAAGTCGCCTCAATTTTTGAAGTTCCACTCTTTGACGCATTGTCATTGCGGCAACACAAATATGTGGATATCAAACGTTCAGGCCGTGAAAATCGAATTTTTTTCTATTGGTATAATGGTCATCTCGTTTGGGGGTTGACAGCTTCTATTCTTCACCAATTAGCATTACAATTAGATTAG
- the pabB gene encoding aminodeoxychorismate synthase component 1, producing the protein MTINKIQLPYSPTAAIDYFTPLAHQPWAMLLHSGNAKHSHNRFDIIVADPITTLITYQSQTTITEQNQEAIISEASPFTLLQAQLDKHHANQILDNTLPFNGGALGIWSYDLGRRIEKIPEIAKTELTFPDMAVGIYLWALIVDHQDKTVTLISHEDAEARLTWLQSQKASRKNKFKLNTPWQSNMTEGEYQQNIARIHEYLRSGDCYQINLAQRFKAKYKGDEWNAFLALLETNGAPFSSFIRLPENTVISISPERFILLQDGDIQTRPIKGTLPRLEDEQEDLEQAQKLANSPKDRAENLMIVDLLRNDIGRVAKPGTVKVPELFVVEPFPAVHHLVSTITARLDSPYQATDLLQACFPGGSITGAPKIRAMAIIEELEPHRRHGYCGAIGYISFCGNMDTNISIRTLLTYKKQIYCWAGGGIVADSQADKEYQETFDKLSLILPLLGALNSDDRAE; encoded by the coding sequence ATGACGATTAATAAAATTCAGTTACCATACAGCCCAACAGCGGCAATCGATTATTTTACGCCTCTCGCTCATCAACCTTGGGCGATGCTATTGCATTCAGGCAATGCGAAACACTCACATAACCGGTTTGATATTATTGTTGCTGACCCTATTACAACACTCATAACCTATCAGTCGCAAACAACAATTACAGAACAAAATCAAGAAGCTATTATTTCTGAAGCATCACCATTCACCCTGCTTCAAGCGCAGCTTGATAAGCACCATGCGAATCAAATATTGGATAACACCCTACCATTTAATGGTGGAGCATTAGGTATTTGGAGCTACGACCTTGGCCGCCGTATTGAAAAAATCCCAGAAATCGCGAAAACTGAATTAACATTTCCCGATATGGCTGTGGGTATTTATTTATGGGCGCTAATTGTTGATCACCAAGATAAAACAGTGACATTAATTAGCCATGAAGATGCCGAAGCACGCCTGACTTGGTTGCAAAGTCAAAAAGCATCACGCAAAAATAAATTTAAGCTCAATACGCCATGGCAATCCAATATGACTGAAGGTGAATATCAGCAAAATATTGCGCGTATTCATGAATATTTGCGTAGTGGTGACTGTTATCAAATTAATTTAGCACAGCGCTTTAAAGCTAAATATAAAGGAGATGAATGGAATGCGTTTCTGGCATTACTTGAAACAAATGGTGCCCCATTCTCTTCCTTTATACGTCTACCCGAAAATACCGTGATTAGTATTTCCCCTGAACGCTTTATTTTATTACAAGACGGCGATATCCAAACCCGTCCAATTAAGGGTACACTTCCACGTTTAGAAGATGAACAAGAGGATTTAGAACAAGCGCAAAAGCTGGCTAATTCGCCTAAAGATCGTGCTGAAAACCTGATGATAGTTGATCTATTACGTAATGATATTGGCCGCGTTGCCAAACCGGGAACCGTTAAAGTACCTGAATTGTTTGTAGTTGAACCATTCCCTGCCGTTCACCACTTGGTTAGCACTATCACAGCTAGATTAGACAGCCCTTACCAAGCCACCGATTTATTGCAAGCGTGCTTCCCTGGTGGGTCCATTACAGGGGCGCCCAAAATTCGTGCGATGGCGATCATCGAAGAGCTAGAACCTCATCGTCGACATGGATATTGTGGTGCAATAGGCTATATTAGTTTCTGTGGCAATATGGACACCAATATTTCTATCCGAACTTTACTGACCTATAAAAAGCAAATTTACTGCTGGGCAGGCGGTGGCATTGTGGCAGATAGCCAAGCGGATAAAGAATACCAAGAAACTTTCGACAAATTGAGCCTTATTTTACCTTTATTAGGAGCGTTAAATTCGGATGACCGAGCTGAATAA
- a CDS encoding YoaH family protein yields the protein MLSGIPALNHEEQQEAVEKIHQLMADGMSSGEAIALVAQEIREKHQGKEQIHVRFDDEN from the coding sequence ATGTTATCAGGAATACCCGCACTTAATCATGAAGAACAGCAAGAAGCAGTAGAGAAAATTCACCAATTAATGGCTGACGGCATGAGTAGTGGAGAAGCAATTGCACTTGTTGCACAAGAAATTCGCGAGAAACATCAGGGCAAAGAGCAAATTCATGTCCGTTTTGATGATGAAAATTAA
- the yebF gene encoding protein YebF, translated as MEANKKIAIALGTCALVFSSFALSVNKEEGKAAPFVSCGALTEPQIAAQVKSDFMNNRLPRWAEEKAALGKKAVAWVNDSEVTKTDTGYTIPLVVRGSKSDLHYSVSVDCQNNTVTYNTSK; from the coding sequence ATGGAAGCGAATAAAAAGATTGCTATTGCTCTGGGAACGTGTGCTCTTGTTTTTAGTTCATTTGCGTTAAGTGTTAACAAGGAAGAAGGTAAGGCTGCACCGTTTGTGAGCTGTGGTGCACTAACTGAACCGCAAATTGCGGCTCAGGTTAAAAGTGATTTTATGAACAATCGTTTACCACGCTGGGCTGAAGAAAAAGCCGCACTCGGTAAAAAAGCCGTTGCTTGGGTTAACGATAGTGAAGTCACGAAGACAGATACAGGCTATACCATTCCGTTAGTGGTTAGAGGGTCAAAATCTGACCTGCATTATTCTGTTTCAGTGGATTGCCAAAACAATACTGTAACGTATAACACGTCTAAATAA
- a CDS encoding DNA polymerase III subunit theta: protein MSHNLALLPKDEMDKVNVDLLASGVAFKERYNIAILADAVEREQPEHLREYFRERLVYYRQLSQNFSRLPYEPRNR, encoded by the coding sequence ATGAGCCACAATCTTGCTTTATTACCCAAAGATGAAATGGATAAGGTTAACGTTGACTTATTGGCATCTGGCGTTGCATTCAAAGAACGCTATAACATCGCCATCCTTGCTGACGCTGTTGAGCGGGAGCAACCCGAGCATTTGAGGGAGTATTTTAGAGAACGGCTAGTTTATTACCGTCAGTTATCACAAAATTTCTCACGGTTACCGTACGAACCTAGAAATCGTTAA
- the ftnA gene encoding non-heme ferritin produces MLTTDMVKKLNEQLNLEFYSANLYLQMSAWCSDKGYEGAAAFLKAHSQEEMEHMQRLFDYLSDTGALPLLGQIAAPPVDFKSISDVFNQTYEHEQLITREINKLAHLAMTTQDYSTFNFLQWYVAEQHEEEKLFKSVLDKLDMVGESGKALFLLDKDLKNLSSAAHI; encoded by the coding sequence ATGTTAACTACTGATATGGTCAAAAAATTAAACGAACAATTAAATCTTGAGTTTTACTCTGCAAATCTTTATTTGCAAATGAGTGCGTGGTGTAGCGATAAAGGCTACGAAGGCGCCGCTGCTTTTTTAAAAGCACATTCTCAAGAAGAAATGGAACATATGCAGCGTTTGTTTGATTACCTTAGCGACACAGGTGCATTGCCACTATTAGGTCAAATTGCGGCACCACCTGTTGATTTTAAATCTATTTCCGATGTTTTTAATCAAACGTATGAACACGAGCAACTGATTACGCGTGAAATTAACAAATTAGCGCACTTAGCGATGACAACACAAGATTACTCAACGTTCAATTTCCTACAATGGTACGTTGCAGAACAGCACGAAGAAGAGAAATTATTTAAATCTGTGTTGGATAAACTGGATATGGTGGGTGAGTCTGGTAAAGCGCTATTCTTACTAGACAAAGATTTAAAAAATCTGTCATCTGCTGCACACATCTAA
- the yobA gene encoding CopC domain-containing protein YobA: protein MPITHIKSSWRKLSAIAVLFLGMSFQQAFAHAHLKDQLPAEGAAVEQTPESITLNFSEGIEVNFTKVSIIGPEKNIIKTGKATLDPNNDTKVIVPVEDKLTSGKYDVNWSVVSVDGHKTKGTYSFTVK, encoded by the coding sequence ATGCCAATTACCCATATTAAATCTTCATGGCGCAAATTAAGTGCGATTGCCGTTCTATTCTTAGGAATGTCTTTCCAACAAGCTTTTGCCCATGCTCATTTAAAAGACCAACTTCCAGCGGAAGGCGCTGCGGTTGAGCAAACACCTGAGTCAATCACGCTAAATTTCTCTGAAGGCATCGAAGTTAACTTTACGAAGGTGTCTATTATTGGCCCTGAAAAAAATATTATCAAAACAGGGAAAGCCACATTAGACCCTAACAATGATACTAAAGTGATTGTGCCTGTTGAAGATAAACTGACGTCAGGCAAATACGATGTTAACTGGAGTGTTGTTTCAGTTGATGGTCATAAAACCAAAGGGACCTATAGCTTTACAGTGAAATAA
- the copD gene encoding copper homeostasis membrane protein CopD, whose translation MSLEAFYTLIRFIHFIAAILMCGMSIFAALLSCGQFSYLISRYLNKGINFCAVVTIVTVLGWMLAQAGLMGDGWEDATDWDIWQGVLGTSFGQIWRWELLFSVILLVVLFVKSIKIRLYLILILSIILLGLHALIGHAAMQDGLVGALHRFNQFVHLISSAYWFGGLWPFLICIQFLRNKRELVAGMDAQIIKTMKRFSRYGHVAVVLVVITGVISAISILPQWPMAYSGSEYQSLLWFKIVLVMGMMMLASINRYYIVPRIKQKGQVNYLIINSWVELLLGTMAILAVAIFATYQPV comes from the coding sequence ATGTCACTTGAAGCGTTTTATACCTTAATTCGTTTTATTCATTTTATCGCTGCAATATTGATGTGTGGAATGTCAATATTTGCGGCGTTGCTCAGTTGTGGGCAATTTAGCTATTTGATTAGTCGTTATTTAAATAAAGGTATTAACTTCTGTGCTGTTGTGACCATTGTGACCGTTTTGGGCTGGATGTTAGCACAAGCGGGTTTAATGGGGGATGGCTGGGAGGACGCGACGGATTGGGATATTTGGCAGGGTGTACTCGGGACATCATTTGGCCAAATTTGGCGCTGGGAGCTACTATTCTCGGTGATTTTATTGGTGGTTTTGTTTGTTAAATCTATCAAGATCCGCCTGTACCTTATTTTAATTCTATCTATTATTCTTCTTGGGTTACACGCACTCATCGGCCATGCAGCGATGCAAGATGGCCTTGTTGGTGCGCTTCATCGCTTTAATCAATTTGTTCATCTTATTAGTTCAGCCTATTGGTTTGGGGGTTTGTGGCCATTTTTAATCTGTATACAGTTTTTACGTAATAAACGTGAACTTGTCGCAGGAATGGATGCGCAAATTATTAAGACAATGAAGCGGTTCTCGCGTTATGGGCACGTTGCAGTCGTTTTGGTGGTCATCACTGGTGTTATTAGCGCAATAAGCATCTTACCACAATGGCCGATGGCCTATTCCGGTTCAGAATATCAATCGCTGCTTTGGTTTAAGATTGTATTGGTCATGGGAATGATGATGCTGGCATCAATTAATCGCTATTATATCGTGCCAAGGATCAAGCAAAAAGGGCAAGTCAATTATCTTATCATCAATAGTTGGGTCGAATTATTGCTTGGAACAATGGCAATTTTAGCGGTAGCCATTTTTGCCACGTATCAACCTGTGTAG
- a CDS encoding DUF2511 domain-containing protein, which produces MKSKLIICLLLVGGTISAAVAAPLTSVSKKQFGDDWPFTREEVMLECRSNGALVVINPATLMQYPLNDIAATQMNNKEIKGQPIDVLLKPIETTKSVEERVLPLKEAAAKLCDTK; this is translated from the coding sequence ATGAAATCTAAACTCATTATTTGCTTATTATTGGTTGGCGGAACAATTAGCGCGGCTGTTGCAGCCCCTTTAACATCCGTTAGTAAAAAACAATTTGGTGATGATTGGCCATTTACACGTGAAGAGGTGATGTTAGAGTGTCGCAGTAATGGGGCGCTGGTGGTGATCAACCCAGCGACGTTAATGCAGTATCCATTAAATGATATCGCAGCAACCCAAATGAATAATAAAGAAATTAAAGGCCAACCAATCGATGTATTACTGAAACCGATTGAGACCACAAAAAGTGTTGAAGAACGTGTTTTGCCTTTGAAAGAAGCTGCTGCGAAATTATGTGACACTAAGTAG
- a CDS encoding DUF1480 family protein, with protein MCIVKLKISSYEINDAVMETHKSDTVSIPCDSDTDFCMQLDGWDEHTSIPATIDEKPVLLYRHRYDKENHHWVMKVA; from the coding sequence ATGTGTATAGTTAAATTGAAAATATCTTCCTATGAAATCAATGATGCCGTTATGGAGACCCATAAAAGCGATACAGTAAGTATCCCCTGTGATTCTGATACCGATTTTTGTATGCAGTTAGACGGTTGGGATGAACACACGAGTATCCCTGCAACAATTGATGAAAAACCTGTGTTGTTATATCGCCACCGTTATGACAAAGAAAATCATCATTGGGTTATGAAAGTTGCTTAG
- a CDS encoding PqiB family protein — protein sequence MEKQNPQNEPSDDVVEAIQRRRARISPFWLLPLVAIFIAGWLLFQHWVERGTDITIEFTSAPGVVANRTPIRYQGVEVGLVQSVAISKDMKNIIVTASINKDMRSALNSGTKFWLVTPKASLAGVSGLDALVGGNYIGMLPSTGSEQFSFVAQDTPPQQNIDQGELLIHLAASDLGSLNENSPIYYRKVPVGHISGYTVLPDDRGVSISAIVQKRYANLVRKDSQFWNVSGLQGSFDLRSGANIKMESLSAVINGAVAFDSPENSPQAEEGQSFVLQSSADMANEAKQNAESPLNLTLWAHDTFGVNQGQPIVYRGIQIGEVLQRHLNADKVDFNIAIYDEYRHLVRADSKFVANSRVDVQLGLNGLQFQGATPQEWLDGGVHLIAGSSQEKLPVTFPLYRSDENAKAGIIGVSPPTTITLNAATLPDIQTGSVVLYRQFSVGKIIAIKPTKSGFAIDVNISSEYRHLLTDNSVFWAEGGAKVELNSNGLTVQAAPLSRAISGAISFDNFDSSTVNKARQHTLYPNETAAKAIGSVVTLTTFDASKLSEGMPIRYLGINIGQIESLKLSADKREVQAKAILYPDYVNTFTKLGSRFAVVTPELSPAGLNNLDSLLQPYISAEPGRSNKNRYQFELQAANITDSRYLDGLTVYLDATDAGAIQVGTPLLFRGLEVGVVTGLYLGELSDRVYVATRIGKEYQYLVRDNTQFWLSSGFNLSFGLTGGVVKSGTFKQFIRGGIVFATPPTVPLAPNAKPEQHFILKLEPPSDYLEWGTAIPKK from the coding sequence ATGGAAAAACAAAACCCACAAAATGAACCTTCTGATGATGTTGTAGAAGCCATACAACGCCGACGTGCGCGTATTTCGCCTTTTTGGTTGCTCCCCTTAGTTGCTATCTTTATTGCAGGGTGGTTGTTATTCCAGCATTGGGTCGAGCGTGGCACAGATATTACCATTGAATTTACTTCAGCCCCCGGTGTGGTGGCGAATCGTACCCCTATTCGTTACCAAGGTGTTGAAGTGGGTTTAGTTCAATCGGTAGCAATCAGTAAAGATATGAAAAATATCATCGTCACTGCCAGTATCAACAAAGATATGCGCTCAGCATTGAATTCAGGAACTAAGTTTTGGCTGGTTACACCCAAAGCCTCACTTGCTGGTGTTTCGGGATTAGATGCGCTTGTCGGCGGGAACTATATTGGCATGTTGCCAAGCACGGGTTCTGAACAGTTTTCTTTTGTCGCACAAGACACACCTCCGCAGCAAAATATTGACCAAGGAGAGCTGCTCATACACCTTGCTGCCTCTGATTTAGGTTCATTAAATGAAAACTCGCCTATTTATTATCGCAAAGTCCCCGTTGGTCATATTTCAGGCTATACCGTTTTACCTGATGACCGAGGCGTATCCATCTCCGCTATCGTACAAAAACGCTATGCAAATTTAGTTCGCAAAGACAGTCAGTTCTGGAATGTTTCTGGTTTACAAGGCAGCTTCGACCTAAGGTCTGGCGCAAATATCAAAATGGAAAGCCTTTCTGCGGTGATTAATGGTGCGGTTGCATTTGACTCCCCAGAAAACAGCCCACAGGCTGAAGAAGGTCAATCGTTTGTTTTGCAAAGTAGTGCCGATATGGCTAATGAAGCAAAGCAAAATGCTGAATCACCACTGAATTTAACCTTATGGGCTCATGACACTTTTGGTGTCAATCAAGGGCAGCCCATTGTTTATCGAGGTATTCAAATTGGCGAAGTGTTACAGCGTCACTTGAATGCCGATAAAGTTGACTTCAATATTGCGATTTATGATGAATATCGCCATTTAGTCCGTGCAGATAGCAAGTTTGTGGCGAATAGCCGCGTTGATGTTCAATTAGGGTTAAATGGCCTTCAGTTTCAAGGAGCGACACCACAGGAGTGGCTTGATGGCGGGGTTCATTTAATTGCAGGTAGTAGTCAAGAAAAACTCCCTGTAACATTCCCACTCTATCGCAGTGACGAAAATGCCAAAGCGGGTATTATTGGTGTTTCACCACCAACAACAATTACACTCAACGCAGCAACACTACCCGACATCCAAACAGGCTCAGTGGTGCTTTATCGTCAATTTTCTGTTGGAAAAATTATTGCCATTAAGCCGACAAAATCGGGATTTGCCATTGATGTCAATATTTCCAGCGAATACCGTCATCTCCTCACAGATAACAGCGTTTTCTGGGCCGAAGGCGGTGCAAAAGTAGAACTCAACAGCAATGGCTTAACCGTTCAGGCTGCCCCGCTCAGCCGAGCAATTAGTGGTGCAATTAGCTTTGATAACTTTGATAGTTCCACGGTCAACAAAGCTCGTCAGCATACATTGTATCCCAACGAAACCGCTGCAAAAGCCATAGGCAGCGTTGTCACATTAACCACTTTTGATGCTTCTAAGCTTTCTGAGGGGATGCCAATTCGTTATTTAGGTATTAATATCGGCCAGATTGAATCCTTAAAGCTCTCTGCGGATAAACGGGAAGTGCAGGCCAAAGCAATCCTCTATCCTGATTACGTAAACACATTTACCAAATTAGGTAGCCGTTTTGCCGTTGTCACACCTGAATTATCCCCTGCTGGCTTAAACAATTTAGATAGCTTGCTCCAACCTTACATTAGTGCCGAACCTGGCCGCAGTAATAAAAACCGTTACCAATTTGAATTGCAAGCCGCCAATATTACTGATTCGCGTTATTTAGATGGGCTGACAGTTTACCTTGATGCGACTGATGCGGGCGCTATCCAAGTAGGAACACCACTTTTATTTAGAGGATTAGAAGTTGGTGTAGTGACAGGCTTATATTTGGGAGAGCTTTCCGATCGCGTTTATGTTGCTACCCGTATTGGTAAAGAATACCAATATTTGGTGCGTGATAATACCCAATTTTGGTTATCTTCTGGCTTCAATCTTTCCTTTGGTTTAACGGGTGGTGTTGTAAAAAGTGGGACATTTAAGCAATTCATTCGAGGTGGTATTGTGTTCGCAACCCCGCCAACAGTGCCATTAGCCCCTAACGCTAAGCCTGAACAGCACTTCATTCTGAAATTAGAGCCGCCTAGCGATTATTTGGAATGGGGAACGGCCATTCCCAAAAAATAA
- the yebS gene encoding membrane integrity lipid transport subunit YebS, giving the protein MNHINHTDLILQRCSHCNQKIYTPPFSPRQVIICPRCTSQLNDGRSWSLSRLSILAITLLMLAPIAFWQPLISIHLLGSQINANVIDGIRLINQQGDPITASIVAFCAIAAPLLLPILILSLLIGQKIGLNLRPILLVLSHIKEWVMLDVYLIALGIAAIKMQDYASVFIGHGLVAFITMSVLSLLILIHMNLDVLWKTFYPIEEKGSQADAITCTACHYTAPPNKHGKCQRCHRPVQYRDPYSLQKTWAALIAAMVLLFPANLMPISTFYLNGQRLEDTIYSGVVTLIDSGNWPIALIVFIASILVPFIKIIIMILLLFSIHLNSKTDPVLRMKLLKFVSWIGRWSMLDLFVIALMMTLVNREQLMSFTMGPAALYFGTAVILTILAVEWLDSRLIWDSYGKTKPTK; this is encoded by the coding sequence ATGAATCACATTAATCATACTGACTTGATTTTGCAACGTTGTAGTCACTGCAATCAAAAAATTTATACGCCGCCATTTAGCCCGCGGCAGGTGATTATTTGCCCACGGTGTACCTCTCAACTCAATGATGGTCGCTCATGGTCATTAAGCCGACTGTCTATTCTTGCCATCACGCTGCTAATGCTTGCACCCATTGCATTTTGGCAGCCACTGATATCGATTCACCTATTAGGCAGCCAAATCAATGCCAACGTTATAGATGGTATTCGATTAATTAATCAGCAAGGTGACCCCATAACTGCCAGTATAGTGGCTTTTTGTGCAATTGCCGCCCCTTTACTGCTGCCTATATTAATTTTGTCGTTACTGATTGGCCAAAAAATCGGGTTAAACCTTAGGCCTATTTTATTGGTTTTAAGCCATATTAAAGAATGGGTTATGCTCGATGTTTACCTAATTGCACTGGGTATCGCCGCTATTAAAATGCAAGATTATGCCAGTGTATTTATCGGCCATGGCTTGGTTGCATTTATCACAATGTCTGTTTTGAGTCTGTTGATCCTCATCCACATGAACCTTGATGTGCTATGGAAAACCTTTTATCCCATCGAAGAAAAAGGTTCGCAAGCAGATGCAATTACCTGCACAGCCTGCCATTATACTGCCCCGCCAAATAAACACGGTAAATGCCAGCGTTGCCATCGCCCAGTGCAATATCGGGATCCTTATAGCTTACAAAAAACGTGGGCCGCACTGATTGCTGCCATGGTATTGCTGTTTCCTGCTAACCTAATGCCCATTTCTACTTTTTATTTAAATGGGCAACGGCTAGAGGACACAATCTACTCGGGGGTCGTTACCCTAATAGATTCGGGTAACTGGCCAATTGCACTTATTGTTTTTATTGCCAGTATTTTAGTCCCGTTTATTAAAATTATTATCATGATTTTGTTGCTATTTTCGATTCATCTTAATAGCAAAACTGACCCAGTCTTACGCATGAAACTACTGAAGTTTGTTTCATGGATTGGCCGTTGGTCAATGTTAGATTTGTTTGTTATCGCATTAATGATGACACTCGTTAACCGGGAACAACTAATGTCCTTTACCATGGGGCCTGCCGCGCTTTATTTTGGCACCGCCGTGATTCTAACGATTTTAGCCGTTGAATGGTTAGACAGCCGTTTAATTTGGGATTCTTATGGAAAAACAAAACCCACAAAATGA
- a CDS encoding GAF domain-containing protein → MDKKKYYLELSDNLSALLAGEYDLIATLANTSALLYERLDGVNWVGFYLSNGQELVLGPFQGKVACVRIPFGKGVCGTAFSENQVQRVEDVHAFPGHIACDAASNAEIVFPLVVNGQNIGVLDVDSPNISQFDQEDEKGLQHLVNQLCQHLAMCSMPKYY, encoded by the coding sequence ATGGATAAAAAGAAGTATTATCTCGAACTTTCAGATAATCTCTCTGCATTATTGGCGGGAGAATATGATTTAATTGCAACCTTGGCAAATACCAGTGCGTTATTATATGAACGTTTAGATGGAGTGAACTGGGTTGGCTTTTACTTGAGCAATGGGCAAGAACTTGTTTTAGGTCCATTCCAAGGAAAAGTTGCATGTGTTCGAATTCCATTCGGTAAAGGGGTCTGCGGTACAGCATTTAGTGAAAACCAAGTTCAGCGTGTTGAAGATGTTCATGCTTTTCCTGGTCATATCGCTTGTGACGCTGCTAGTAATGCTGAAATTGTCTTTCCGCTAGTGGTAAATGGTCAAAATATCGGGGTTTTAGATGTCGACAGCCCAAATATTAGCCAATTCGACCAAGAAGATGAAAAAGGGTTACAACACCTTGTAAACCAGTTGTGTCAACATCTGGCAATGTGTTCTATGCCAAAATATTACTAA